One Sagittula stellata E-37 genomic window carries:
- a CDS encoding DUF1028 domain-containing protein, with product MTISILAYDEKTGACGGAATTGSLCVGGWVLRGDAESGMTASQGSLPSTMWGTDALALMRSGLPAAEAVARVTTPDTGKAERQMSALDLTGATAHFTGGNSIAVAGAREAAGVVVAGNLLASEAVLDACLEGFLTATGGLDERLLTALETASRAGGDSRGLLSAALLVVSRSTPPLTLRVDYSEAPLSALRVLHGHATNGLYADWLHHVPVTDDPHRALPFASTELPIGET from the coding sequence ATGACAATTTCGATCCTCGCATACGACGAAAAAACGGGCGCTTGCGGGGGGGCGGCCACGACGGGCAGCCTGTGCGTTGGGGGGTGGGTCCTGCGTGGAGACGCCGAATCGGGCATGACCGCTTCTCAGGGATCACTCCCTTCCACGATGTGGGGCACGGATGCACTGGCGCTCATGCGCAGCGGTCTCCCGGCGGCAGAGGCGGTGGCGCGGGTCACCACGCCCGACACCGGGAAGGCAGAGCGGCAGATGTCGGCGCTCGACCTGACCGGGGCGACGGCGCATTTCACGGGCGGGAACAGCATCGCGGTCGCCGGTGCGCGCGAAGCGGCAGGAGTGGTGGTGGCCGGCAACCTTCTCGCCTCGGAAGCGGTGCTCGACGCCTGCCTCGAAGGGTTCTTGACCGCGACCGGCGGATTGGATGAACGGCTTCTGACGGCGTTGGAGACGGCCTCTCGCGCAGGGGGCGACAGCCGGGGTCTCCTGTCGGCGGCTCTGCTCGTGGTCAGCCGGTCGACGCCGCCGCTGACCCTTCGCGTCGACTATTCCGAAGCCCCGCTTTCGGCCCTTAGGGTCCTGCACGGTCACGCGACCAACGGTCTTTATGCCGACTGGTTGCACCACGTGCCGGTGACGGACGATCCCCATCGTGCGCTGCCGTTCGCCTCGACCGAACTGCCGATAGGCGAGACATGA